A single Pseudomonas putida DNA region contains:
- the ttdA gene encoding L(+)-tartrate dehydratase subunit alpha produces the protein MDTVEKDNAVSSLTDTLAKFTAYIGKRLPKDVKAKTAKLRAAETNPLAIAVYDSMADNQDYADKLNRPSCQDTGVIQYFISAGARFPLLGEMEGILENATKEATIHGPLRHNAVETFIEKNTGTNTGSKIPWLDWEIIPDADYAIVDVYMAGGGCTLPGSAKVLMPGQGYEGVTEFVFDVITSRGVNACPPLLVGVGVSTSVETAARLSKKAILREVDSSHPNASAAMMEKLLEDGLNEIGIGPQGLTGNSSVMGVNIESSARHPSTIGVAVSTGCWAHRRGKIRINADLSYDILSHEGVTL, from the coding sequence GTGGATACCGTAGAAAAAGACAATGCCGTCTCATCGCTGACCGACACCTTGGCCAAGTTCACTGCCTATATCGGCAAGCGCCTGCCCAAGGACGTCAAGGCAAAGACTGCCAAACTGCGCGCGGCAGAAACCAACCCGCTGGCCATCGCCGTCTACGACTCGATGGCCGACAACCAGGACTACGCCGACAAACTGAACCGCCCCAGCTGCCAGGACACCGGGGTGATCCAGTACTTCATTTCAGCGGGTGCGCGCTTCCCGCTGCTGGGCGAGATGGAAGGCATTCTCGAAAACGCCACCAAGGAAGCCACCATCCACGGGCCACTGCGCCACAATGCGGTGGAAACCTTCATCGAGAAGAACACCGGCACCAACACCGGCTCGAAGATCCCGTGGCTGGACTGGGAAATCATCCCCGATGCCGACTACGCCATCGTCGATGTGTACATGGCCGGTGGCGGCTGCACCTTGCCGGGGTCGGCCAAGGTGCTGATGCCCGGGCAGGGTTACGAAGGGGTGACCGAGTTCGTCTTCGATGTGATCACTTCGCGCGGGGTCAACGCCTGCCCGCCGTTGCTGGTGGGGGTGGGGGTATCGACCTCGGTGGAGACTGCAGCACGCCTGTCGAAAAAGGCCATCCTGCGGGAGGTGGACTCCAGCCACCCCAACGCAAGCGCGGCGATGATGGAGAAACTGCTGGAAGACGGCCTCAATGAGATCGGCATCGGCCCCCAGGGCCTGACCGGCAACAGCAGCGTGATGGGGGTGAACATCGAGTCCTCGGCGCGCCACCCTTCGACCATCGGTGTCGCCGTGTCGACCGGCTGCTGGGCGCACCGGCGCGGCAAGATCCGCATCAATGCCGACCTCTCTTACGACATCCTCTCCCACGAAGGTGTGACCCTGTGA
- a CDS encoding PqiC family protein — protein MHRVRNLCGASLLIWLSGCSSTPNNYHTLVPAQPVQGGSQHVQVARVSLPPQVDRPQLVVRQGSSGLAILETEWWGANLVDEFRSALQDMLGGPVAGASSVLRVDVQRFDSVPGQYASLDTLWRLKRPGEPELTCRTSVQTAADNSINNLVNAHQANLRKLAEAVRATAAPGRPCPTT, from the coding sequence ATGCATCGAGTGCGCAACCTGTGTGGGGCCAGCCTGCTGATCTGGCTGAGCGGCTGCAGCAGTACCCCGAACAACTACCACACCCTGGTCCCGGCCCAGCCGGTGCAAGGTGGTAGCCAGCACGTCCAGGTGGCCCGGGTCAGCCTGCCGCCCCAGGTGGACCGCCCGCAACTGGTGGTGCGCCAAGGCAGCAGTGGCCTGGCCATTCTGGAAACCGAGTGGTGGGGTGCCAACCTGGTGGATGAGTTTCGCAGTGCCCTGCAGGACATGCTCGGCGGCCCGGTGGCCGGTGCCAGCAGTGTGTTGAGGGTCGATGTGCAGCGCTTTGACAGCGTGCCTGGCCAGTACGCCTCGCTCGATACGCTGTGGCGCCTTAAACGCCCGGGCGAGCCCGAACTCACCTGCCGCACTTCAGTGCAGACCGCTGCTGACAACAGCATCAACAATCTGGTCAACGCGCACCAGGCCAACCTGCGCAAGCTGGCCGAGGCCGTGCGGGCAACAGCGGCGCCAGGCAGGCCTTGCCCAACCACCTGA
- a CDS encoding intermembrane transport protein PqiB, with protein sequence MAQASDARNGAGQAEVRTRRWNVSLVWIVPILAILVGASLVVRNWMQQGPVISISFRSGEGLVAHKTQVKYRSVVIGEVTTVDLAEDHDSVIVKVQLANDARSFATQGARFWVVRPRIGAGGVSGVDTLLSGSFIGADAGESKSAEKNFTGLELPPAITYGEKGKRFVLNASDLGSLDIGASIYYRKIPVGEVVSYALQDNGKGVDIGIFVQAPYDAFVTRDTRFWNASGVDMQIGANGLKVDTESLSSILVGGLAFGSPDFAPDAQAADDQAQFQLFADRESALAPPHGQGQYLQLRFDQSMRGLSVGAPVEFKGVEFGKVTSVYLDYDPVKQIFPVVVDAVIYPQRLGPVHRKMLTVFKHTEGDLNGARDLIGTFVEHGLRAQARSGNLITGQMFISLDFHPEAPKVVFDRTAEPIVIPTLPGSLEMLQEQLQHFVERISKLPLESIASNLDGTLRDLRANLKQINSQTLPGVKATLDDMQKTLKTANATIADDSPERERLGETLDELERMSRSLRDLTDYLGRHPESLIQGRPKAAGAKDLRP encoded by the coding sequence ATGGCGCAAGCGAGTGACGCGCGAAACGGGGCCGGGCAGGCAGAGGTACGCACCCGGCGCTGGAATGTTTCACTGGTGTGGATCGTGCCGATCCTGGCGATCCTGGTGGGGGCCTCGCTGGTTGTGCGCAACTGGATGCAGCAGGGGCCGGTGATTTCGATTTCCTTTCGTTCCGGCGAAGGGCTGGTGGCGCACAAGACCCAGGTCAAGTACCGCAGCGTGGTGATTGGCGAAGTGACCACGGTGGACCTTGCCGAGGACCACGACAGCGTCATCGTCAAAGTGCAACTGGCCAATGACGCACGTTCGTTCGCTACCCAAGGGGCGCGCTTCTGGGTGGTGCGCCCGCGCATCGGGGCGGGCGGGGTGTCCGGCGTCGACACCTTGCTATCCGGCAGCTTCATTGGTGCAGATGCCGGTGAGTCGAAAAGCGCCGAAAAGAACTTCACCGGCCTGGAACTGCCGCCAGCGATCACCTATGGCGAAAAGGGCAAGCGATTCGTGCTGAACGCCAGCGACCTTGGCTCGCTGGATATCGGCGCATCAATCTACTACCGCAAGATCCCGGTGGGTGAAGTGGTGTCCTATGCCTTGCAGGACAATGGCAAAGGCGTGGACATCGGCATTTTCGTGCAGGCGCCGTATGACGCCTTTGTCACCCGTGATACCCGGTTCTGGAACGCCAGCGGTGTCGACATGCAGATTGGCGCCAATGGCCTGAAGGTCGATACCGAGTCGCTGTCGTCCATCCTGGTTGGCGGGCTGGCTTTTGGCTCCCCCGATTTTGCCCCGGACGCCCAGGCCGCCGATGACCAGGCGCAGTTCCAGCTGTTCGCCGACCGGGAAAGCGCGCTGGCTCCGCCCCACGGCCAGGGGCAGTACCTGCAACTGCGCTTCGACCAGTCCATGCGTGGCCTGTCGGTGGGGGCCCCGGTGGAGTTCAAGGGGGTGGAGTTCGGCAAGGTCACCTCGGTCTATCTGGATTACGACCCGGTCAAGCAGATCTTCCCGGTGGTGGTAGATGCGGTGATCTACCCGCAGCGCCTTGGCCCGGTGCACCGCAAGATGCTGACGGTGTTCAAGCACACCGAAGGTGACCTGAACGGTGCACGGGATTTGATCGGCACCTTCGTCGAGCATGGCCTGCGGGCGCAGGCGCGCAGTGGCAACCTGATCACCGGGCAGATGTTCATTTCCCTGGACTTCCACCCGGAGGCGCCCAAGGTCGTGTTCGACAGGACGGCAGAGCCGATCGTCATTCCTACCTTGCCCGGTAGCCTGGAGATGCTGCAGGAACAGTTGCAGCATTTTGTCGAGCGCATCAGCAAGTTGCCGCTGGAAAGCATTGCCAGCAACCTCGATGGCACCCTGCGTGACCTGCGTGCCAACCTCAAGCAGATCAACAGCCAGACGTTGCCTGGGGTGAAAGCCACCCTCGACGACATGCAGAAGACCTTGAAGACGGCCAACGCGACCATCGCCGACGATTCGCCAGAGCGCGAACGGCTGGGTGAAACACTGGACGAGCTGGAACGCATGTCGCGCTCGCTGCGCGACCTGACCGACTACCTGGGGCGCCACCCCGAGTCGCTGATCCAAGGCCGGCCGAAAGCGGCCGGGGCGAAAGACTTGAGACCTTGA
- a CDS encoding TetR/AcrR family transcriptional regulator — MATTQREPRKDGEATRTRILQAAGELFAAVGYAEASNKAVAAKAEVDLASINYHFGSRNGLYLAVLDEARRRFLDISDLQRIILGEQPAAEKLRALVELVVRKATQRRDNWHLRVLAAEILAPSPHGPAHMQAEAPLKLSLLKGLFSEITTIPRDDPALTRCILCVTAPWAMLLIGPRGSTGTLHEILGMPAEDVSAQLFSFALAGLQEAGRQHAQGIGR, encoded by the coding sequence ATGGCCACCACACAACGCGAACCGCGCAAGGACGGCGAAGCCACCCGCACCCGCATCCTCCAGGCCGCTGGCGAACTGTTCGCCGCCGTGGGCTATGCCGAGGCCAGCAACAAGGCGGTCGCCGCCAAGGCCGAGGTCGACCTGGCCTCGATCAATTACCACTTCGGCAGCCGCAATGGCCTGTACCTGGCCGTGCTCGACGAAGCGCGGCGGCGCTTTCTGGACATCAGCGACCTGCAGCGGATCATCCTCGGCGAGCAACCGGCGGCGGAAAAATTGCGCGCGCTGGTCGAACTGGTCGTGCGCAAGGCCACGCAGCGTCGCGACAACTGGCACCTGCGCGTGCTGGCCGCAGAAATTCTCGCGCCCAGCCCGCACGGCCCGGCGCACATGCAGGCCGAAGCACCGTTGAAGCTGTCGCTGCTCAAGGGCCTGTTCAGCGAGATCACCACCATCCCGCGGGACGACCCGGCACTGACCCGCTGCATCCTGTGTGTCACCGCACCCTGGGCGATGTTGTTGATCGGCCCGCGCGGGTCCACCGGGACCCTGCACGAAATCCTCGGCATGCCGGCCGAAGACGTGTCTGCACAGCTGTTCAGCTTTGCCCTCGCCGGCCTGCAGGAAGCCGGCCGCCAGCACGCCCAAGGCATAGGCCGCTGA
- a CDS encoding MDR family MFS transporter codes for MQPTSADAPSSVQTEPAAQASIPLLLGALMLVMFLAALDQTIVSTALPTIVSDLGGLRWLSWVVTAYLLASTVVVPLYGKFGDLYGRKRVLQIAIALFLLGSALCGLAQDMTQLILFRTLQGLGGGGLMVVAMAAIGDVIPPAERGRYQGLFGGVFGLATVVGPLIGGFLVEHLSWHWIFFINLPLGLLAVVVIGSVFRPHVAPVKHVVDYIGAFFLTITLGALVLITSLGGSLLPWASLDILCLAMFAVIGLVGFVFEQRRAAEPIMPLHLFRHRTFVLAGLIGLIVGVSLFGSVTFLPLYMQVVKDASPTSAGLQMLPLMGGLLVVSAITGRLISRWGRYRIFPIVGTLLQVVALGLLSRLELDTPMWRMNLYMGLLGAGLGMVMQVLILAVQNSVERRHMGVATSGATLFRSIGGSVGVSVFGALFSHALLDGLPSDFAASSGGAASLSPTAVHALAPAQKQAYLQAFSGAMHGVFLVAAVITCVAFALSWLLREVPLRTAH; via the coding sequence ATGCAACCGACTTCCGCTGACGCGCCCTCCTCCGTACAGACCGAACCTGCTGCCCAGGCCTCCATCCCGCTGCTGCTGGGTGCGTTGATGCTGGTGATGTTCCTCGCGGCACTGGACCAGACCATCGTCTCCACCGCGCTGCCGACCATCGTCAGCGACCTCGGCGGGCTGCGCTGGCTGTCCTGGGTGGTCACCGCCTACCTGCTGGCCTCGACGGTAGTCGTGCCGCTGTACGGCAAGTTCGGCGATCTTTACGGGCGCAAGCGCGTCCTGCAGATTGCCATCGCCTTGTTCCTGCTTGGCTCGGCGCTGTGCGGGCTGGCCCAGGACATGACCCAGCTGATCCTGTTCCGCACGCTGCAGGGCCTGGGTGGCGGTGGCCTGATGGTGGTCGCCATGGCGGCCATCGGCGACGTCATACCGCCCGCCGAACGCGGCCGTTACCAGGGCCTGTTCGGTGGCGTGTTCGGCCTGGCTACTGTGGTTGGCCCGCTGATCGGCGGGTTTCTGGTCGAGCACCTGTCATGGCACTGGATCTTCTTCATCAACCTGCCGCTGGGCCTGCTGGCAGTCGTGGTGATTGGCAGTGTGTTCCGCCCGCACGTGGCCCCGGTCAAGCATGTGGTCGACTACATCGGCGCGTTCTTCCTGACCATCACCCTGGGTGCGCTGGTGCTGATCACCAGCCTGGGCGGCAGCCTGCTGCCCTGGGCTTCGCTGGATATCCTGTGCCTGGCGATGTTCGCCGTCATCGGCCTGGTCGGCTTCGTGTTCGAGCAACGCCGCGCAGCCGAACCGATCATGCCGCTGCACCTGTTCCGTCACCGTACCTTCGTGCTCGCCGGGTTGATCGGGCTGATCGTCGGCGTGTCGCTGTTCGGCTCGGTGACGTTCCTGCCGCTGTACATGCAGGTGGTGAAGGACGCTTCGCCCACCAGCGCCGGCCTGCAGATGCTGCCGCTGATGGGGGGGCTGCTGGTGGTGTCGGCGATTACCGGGCGGCTGATCAGCCGCTGGGGGCGCTACCGGATATTCCCGATTGTCGGCACGCTGCTGCAGGTGGTCGCCCTGGGGCTGCTCAGCCGCCTGGAGCTGGATACACCGATGTGGCGCATGAACCTGTACATGGGGCTGCTTGGCGCAGGCCTGGGCATGGTGATGCAGGTGCTGATCCTGGCCGTGCAGAACAGCGTCGAGCGGCGGCACATGGGTGTGGCGACTTCGGGGGCCACGCTGTTCCGTTCGATTGGCGGCTCGGTGGGGGTTTCAGTGTTCGGGGCGTTGTTTTCCCATGCGCTGCTCGATGGCCTGCCGAGTGATTTCGCGGCCAGCAGCGGCGGCGCGGCGAGCCTGTCGCCTACAGCGGTGCATGCCTTGGCACCCGCGCAAAAACAGGCGTATCTGCAGGCGTTTTCCGGCGCCATGCATGGGGTGTTTCTGGTGGCGGCGGTGATTACCTGCGTGGCCTTTGCCTTGTCTTGGTTGTTGCGGGAAGTGCCGTTGCGAACGGCCCATTGA
- a CDS encoding paraquat-inducible protein A has protein sequence MSTPALADEMGLCLCHGCGHACELGRHVHVCERCGAPLHRRKTNAIARGWAFLVASLVFYIPANLLPVMHTEMLGSGSDSTIGGGVVEFWEHGAWDIALIIFIASMGVPAIKFFSLGLLLYTAQRRSSWARRQRSQLYRGVELIGYWSMLDVIVVALVAALVQLRGLGTIEPRPGILFFGMVVVLTMFSAMSFDPRLIWDHPGNDGGRTDGASE, from the coding sequence ATGAGTACGCCGGCGCTGGCAGACGAAATGGGGCTGTGCCTGTGCCATGGCTGTGGGCATGCCTGCGAACTGGGCCGCCATGTGCATGTGTGCGAGCGCTGCGGCGCGCCCCTGCACCGGCGCAAGACCAACGCCATCGCCCGTGGCTGGGCGTTCCTGGTGGCCTCGCTGGTGTTCTACATACCGGCCAACCTGCTGCCGGTGATGCACACCGAAATGCTCGGCAGTGGCAGCGACAGCACCATCGGTGGCGGCGTGGTGGAATTCTGGGAACACGGCGCCTGGGACATCGCCCTGATCATCTTCATCGCCAGCATGGGTGTGCCGGCGATCAAGTTCTTTTCCCTGGGCCTGCTGCTATACACCGCTCAACGTCGCTCGAGCTGGGCACGTCGGCAGCGCTCGCAGCTGTATCGCGGCGTCGAGTTGATCGGTTACTGGTCGATGCTCGATGTGATTGTCGTGGCGCTGGTGGCCGCATTGGTGCAGCTGCGTGGCCTTGGCACCATCGAACCGCGACCGGGCATCCTGTTTTTCGGCATGGTCGTGGTGCTGACCATGTTTTCGGCAATGAGCTTCGACCCACGCTTGATCTGGGATCACCCTGGCAACGATGGAGGCCGCACTGATGGCGCAAGCGAGTGA
- a CDS encoding dicarboxylate/amino acid:cation symporter — translation MAKRLLGKLYVQVLIGVSLGIVLGVFWPEVGTDMKPLGDAFIKLIKMVFAPIIFATVVLGIAKMENMKELGRVGARALIYFEVLSTFALVLGLVVVNLVQPGQGMNVDPATLDTQAISTYTAAAASGSGGFTDFLLHVIPGSVAEAFVRNEILQILLFSTLLGIALANLGERGKPMVDVLEAFSHGMFYIVGLVMRVAPLAACGAMAFTVGKYGLGSIVSLGKLMATMYLTCFLFVVLVLGSIARMSGFSLWKFLKYLREELFTVLGTSSSESVVPQLMNKLEKVGVSKPVVGLVIPSGLTFNPDGQCIYYTMAAIFIAQATNTPLTLMDQLIVLGVLLLTSKGSAGVTGSGFITLAATLATMDNIPVAGMVLLLGVDRFMSEARAITNTIGNAVGTMAIAKWVGALDSARMNQVLDGQAVTQPETPASAIPAAEPATPHTDKKSLVMH, via the coding sequence ATGGCCAAGCGACTGTTAGGCAAGCTGTACGTACAAGTGTTGATAGGCGTATCCCTGGGCATCGTGCTGGGGGTGTTCTGGCCTGAAGTCGGCACCGACATGAAGCCGCTGGGTGACGCTTTCATCAAGCTGATCAAGATGGTCTTCGCACCGATCATCTTCGCCACCGTGGTGCTGGGCATCGCCAAGATGGAAAACATGAAAGAGCTGGGCCGGGTCGGCGCCCGGGCGCTGATCTACTTCGAGGTGCTGTCCACCTTCGCCCTGGTGCTCGGCCTTGTGGTAGTCAACCTGGTGCAGCCGGGGCAGGGCATGAATGTCGACCCTGCCACCCTCGATACCCAGGCCATTTCCACCTACACCGCGGCGGCCGCCAGTGGCTCGGGTGGTTTCACCGACTTCCTCCTGCATGTGATCCCCGGCAGTGTGGCCGAAGCCTTCGTCAGGAACGAAATCCTGCAGATCCTGTTGTTCTCGACCTTGCTGGGCATCGCCCTGGCCAACCTCGGCGAACGCGGCAAGCCGATGGTCGATGTGCTCGAAGCGTTTTCCCACGGCATGTTCTACATCGTCGGCCTGGTGATGCGGGTTGCGCCGCTGGCGGCCTGTGGCGCCATGGCGTTCACCGTCGGCAAGTACGGCCTGGGTTCAATCGTGTCGCTGGGCAAGCTGATGGCGACCATGTACCTGACCTGCTTCCTGTTCGTGGTACTGGTCTTGGGCAGCATCGCGCGGATGTCGGGCTTCAGCCTGTGGAAGTTCCTCAAGTACCTGCGCGAAGAGCTGTTCACCGTGCTTGGCACCAGCTCCTCCGAGTCGGTGGTTCCGCAACTGATGAACAAGCTTGAAAAGGTTGGCGTGTCCAAGCCGGTGGTTGGCCTGGTAATCCCCTCGGGGCTGACCTTCAACCCCGATGGCCAGTGCATCTACTACACCATGGCGGCGATCTTCATCGCCCAGGCCACCAATACCCCGCTGACCCTGATGGACCAGCTGATCGTGCTCGGCGTGCTGCTGCTCACCTCCAAGGGTTCGGCGGGCGTGACCGGCTCGGGCTTCATCACCCTGGCCGCGACCCTGGCGACCATGGACAACATCCCGGTGGCCGGCATGGTCCTGCTGCTCGGCGTCGATCGCTTCATGTCTGAAGCCCGCGCCATCACCAACACCATTGGCAATGCCGTCGGCACCATGGCCATCGCCAAGTGGGTCGGCGCCCTGGACAGCGCACGGATGAACCAGGTGCTCGACGGCCAGGCCGTTACCCAGCCCGAAACGCCAGCCAGCGCCATCCCGGCCGCAGAGCCAGCCACCCCCCATACAGACAAGAAAAGCCTTGTGATGCACTGA
- a CDS encoding YMGG-like glycine zipper-containing protein, producing MRAFTSSYLLMLLCAASAAQAQSVVPLKGQSSQQMQLDINDCNTVATNAANSAGSSTSGSHVGGRVKGAAAGAAAGAVGAQVRGNQHDEVYDRASDNAKQEYRQNRAGQGAAAGAAVGASRQRQERREDRRNQGQAQSSAHASAYSGCLQGRGYQVNP from the coding sequence ATGCGTGCGTTCACATCGAGTTACCTGCTGATGCTGCTGTGTGCAGCGTCGGCAGCCCAGGCCCAGTCGGTGGTGCCACTCAAGGGCCAGAGCAGCCAGCAGATGCAGCTGGACATCAACGACTGCAACACCGTGGCGACCAACGCCGCGAACAGCGCTGGCAGCAGTACTTCTGGCAGCCATGTCGGCGGCAGGGTCAAGGGCGCGGCGGCCGGTGCCGCAGCGGGTGCGGTTGGCGCCCAGGTGCGGGGTAATCAGCATGACGAGGTGTACGACCGCGCCAGCGACAATGCCAAGCAGGAATACCGGCAGAACCGCGCAGGCCAGGGGGCAGCTGCCGGTGCTGCGGTAGGTGCCTCGCGGCAACGCCAGGAGCGCCGCGAAGACCGGCGCAACCAGGGCCAGGCGCAAAGCTCGGCGCATGCCAGTGCCTACAGCGGGTGCCTGCAGGGGCGTGGTTACCAGGTCAACCCTTGA
- a CDS encoding substrate-binding periplasmic protein: MIERCRCRSLLLSLFMLLPAHALAEALCGQLTATGNPEYPPYLWRDPHNPEQLIGANADLLKAVGKALGLEVKVVYGGPWSRAQEEVRTGRIDLMAGYFMTQERQQQMDFISPPFLRTRSVVWVRQDDAFAYREWADLKGHKGGTLVSNSHGQQFDDYARANLQLEAVPGARQAFEKLLLKRNDYVIYEQYPGMALVRTQGWEGQLKVLDPPVSSEGLYLALSHQSKCNRAELRERLAQKMKEMVAGPVPEQLVEKNLELWKQQQVGE, encoded by the coding sequence ATGATCGAGCGTTGTCGTTGCCGGTCTTTGCTGCTGTCGCTCTTCATGCTGCTGCCCGCACATGCGCTGGCAGAGGCGTTGTGTGGCCAGCTGACCGCCACCGGCAATCCGGAATACCCACCTTACCTCTGGCGTGATCCGCACAACCCTGAGCAGCTGATCGGGGCCAATGCCGACCTGCTCAAGGCAGTGGGCAAGGCGCTTGGGCTGGAGGTAAAGGTGGTGTACGGCGGGCCATGGTCAAGGGCACAGGAGGAGGTACGCACCGGGCGCATCGACCTGATGGCGGGGTACTTCATGACTCAGGAGCGCCAGCAGCAGATGGATTTCATCAGCCCGCCGTTCCTGCGTACCCGCAGCGTGGTCTGGGTCCGCCAGGACGACGCTTTTGCTTATCGTGAATGGGCGGACCTCAAGGGCCACAAGGGTGGAACGCTGGTCAGCAACAGCCACGGCCAGCAGTTCGACGACTATGCCAGGGCCAACTTGCAGCTTGAAGCGGTGCCCGGCGCCAGGCAGGCGTTCGAGAAACTGCTGCTCAAGCGCAACGACTATGTGATCTATGAGCAGTATCCGGGCATGGCCCTGGTGCGCACGCAGGGTTGGGAGGGGCAATTGAAAGTGCTCGATCCGCCGGTTTCCAGCGAGGGGTTGTACCTGGCGCTGTCGCATCAGTCGAAGTGCAATCGAGCCGAGCTGCGCGAGAGGCTGGCGCAGAAAATGAAAGAGATGGTTGCCGGGCCAGTGCCGGAGCAATTGGTGGAAAAGAATCTGGAGCTTTGGAAGCAGCAGCAGGTGGGAGAGTAG
- a CDS encoding paraquat-inducible protein A encodes MSQSQALIICEYCDAVYQRRPVHKHQQARCVRCGGVLYRHKSLTIQQRLALSVTGAVLLIFANAYPVMTIGMQGLSNSATLWDSVLILSSGSITFIALVMALAIIFAPVLQIALLCWVLSFAVAGRRAPGFATSMRCLEGLRPWSMLEVGLLGALVAVIKLAGLLEVIPGIGLVALAALSMLIIYIAGRDIRDLWEQV; translated from the coding sequence ATGAGCCAGAGCCAGGCACTGATCATCTGTGAGTATTGCGACGCGGTGTATCAGCGTCGGCCGGTGCACAAACATCAACAGGCACGATGCGTTCGGTGTGGCGGGGTGTTGTACCGCCATAAAAGCCTGACTATCCAGCAACGCCTGGCACTGAGTGTCACGGGCGCGGTATTGCTGATTTTTGCCAATGCTTACCCGGTCATGACCATTGGCATGCAGGGCTTGAGCAACTCCGCGACGTTATGGGATTCGGTGTTGATCCTGAGCAGCGGCAGCATCACCTTCATCGCCCTGGTCATGGCTCTGGCCATCATCTTTGCCCCGGTGCTGCAGATTGCCTTGCTCTGCTGGGTCCTCAGCTTTGCCGTGGCCGGGCGCCGGGCGCCGGGGTTTGCCACCAGCATGCGCTGCCTGGAAGGCCTGCGGCCCTGGAGCATGCTGGAAGTCGGCCTGCTGGGCGCATTGGTGGCGGTGATCAAACTGGCGGGTCTGCTTGAGGTGATCCCCGGCATCGGCCTGGTCGCCCTGGCGGCACTGAGCATGCTGATCATCTACATTGCCGGGCGCGATATCCGCGACCTGTGGGAGCAGGTATGA
- the ttdB gene encoding L(+)-tartrate dehydratase subunit beta, translating into MKKIISTPISDEDLASLNVGDVVYLSGQLVTCRDVAHRRLIELGRELPVDLRGGAIFHAGPIVRKKDDGSFEMVSIGPTTSMRMEKFEKQFIEQTGVKLIVGKGGMGPETTTGCLENKAVHAVFPGGCAVLAATQVEEIERAEWQDLGMPETLWVNRVREFGPLIISIDTKGNNLFEQNKARFNERKGAVIEKINSQVRFIK; encoded by the coding sequence GTGAAAAAGATCATCAGCACCCCCATCAGCGACGAAGACCTGGCCAGCCTCAACGTCGGCGATGTCGTCTACCTCAGCGGCCAGCTGGTGACCTGCCGTGATGTGGCCCACCGCCGGCTCATCGAGCTGGGGCGCGAGCTGCCGGTGGATCTGCGCGGAGGCGCGATCTTCCATGCCGGCCCCATTGTCAGGAAGAAAGATGATGGCAGCTTCGAAATGGTCTCCATCGGCCCGACCACCAGCATGCGCATGGAAAAGTTCGAGAAGCAGTTCATCGAGCAGACCGGTGTGAAGCTGATCGTCGGCAAGGGCGGCATGGGGCCGGAGACCACCACCGGCTGCCTGGAGAACAAAGCGGTGCATGCGGTGTTCCCCGGCGGCTGCGCGGTACTGGCGGCCACCCAGGTCGAGGAAATCGAACGCGCCGAATGGCAGGACCTGGGCATGCCGGAGACCTTGTGGGTCAACCGCGTGCGTGAGTTCGGGCCACTGATCATCTCCATCGACACCAAGGGCAACAACCTGTTCGAGCAGAACAAGGCCCGCTTCAACGAGCGCAAGGGTGCGGTGATCGAGAAGATCAACAGCCAGGTGCGCTTCATCAAGTAA